CATTGTATACGATCGAGTTAGCCGTTATTGGCGTTTTCTTTGGGGTTGTATTGGGGACTTTATTAGCTTTCATGAAACGGTCGCGTAACTGGCTCCTTAAGGCAATTGCGATCGTCTATATTGAATTTATCCGTGGGACACCTTTACTGATCCAAGTCTTCATTGCTTTCTTCGGGGCGCAAATGTTAGGATTGGGGTTGTCGGCATTGATTTCCAGTATGATCGCAGTTTCATTGAATTCAGCGGCCTATGTCGCTGAAATTATCCGTTCAGGGATCAACTCAGTTAAACCGGGACAGATGGAAGCAGCACGTTCATTAGGACTAACGCAAACTGCTAGTATGCGTTATGTGGTGTTACCGCAGGCAATTAAAAATATTTTACCAGCCTTAGGTAATGAGTTTATCACGATCTTAAAGGATTCCTCAGTGGTTTCAGTAATCGGGGTCAGTGAATTGATGTTTGAAACTGGAGTTGTTCAGGGGGCTAGTTTTAAGCCATTTTATCCATTGATTATTGCTTCATTGATTTACTTTGTATTAACATTCGGTATTTCACGCGCGTTAGCCGTCTTTGAAAAACGGTTAGCCGCTTCAAATTAAACTAGGGCACCACCAACTTAAATTGTTCAGTTGGTGGTGCCTTTTTAAGCGGTTAAATTTTGTTCAGCCAGTTTTAATAAAACCTGATAACAACGAGCAATATCGGCAAGGTCAACGTATTCATCGGGTTTGTGGGCCAACTCTAAATTACCGGGACCGTATGACAGGCAATTGTGGTTATTTAATTGCCCGGCGATCACGGCCGTATCGGTATAACCGGTGAACACACCAACTTGAGCTGTTGTCTTTGTGACAGCAGTGATCGCTTTTTTCAGATTCAACAAAAGCGGACTGGCTAGATTTTCTTCAATTGGTGGTCGATCACCATCAATTGTTAACTCAACGTTTAAACCTGGATATTGTTGTTTAGTGGTTGCAATGATTTGTTTGAAAATAGTCAGTACCTGTTGCGTATTTAGCGGTGGGACTAAACGTAGGTCGATCCAGACTTGTGCATGATCTGGAACAACATAAGGTCGATAGCCACCTTTGATCAGTCCAAATGTGATCGTCGACCTACCAAGCTTAGTGTGCGTTGGTAACGCCGCAATCGCGTCACGGGCCTTAGTGATGATTGCCGCCAGTGCTGCCACAGCATCAATTCCTTTCTCGGGGGTACTAGCGTGTGCGGTGATTCCCTGCGTGGTCAATTTAAGCCAAGTACGACCTTTGTGAGCCATGCGAATTTGGCCGTTAGTCGGTTCACCATCTAAAACCCAGTCTGTGGCAGTGACCCAATTAGTGGCAATTGCCTGTTCGACGCCGCGCATATAGTCTTCTTCATCAACTGTAGCAATCAAAACTAAATTACGCATTAATTGTTTACCAGCAGCCACTTGTTTGGCGATTGCAGCAAAAGCACTCAGCGCACAAGCTAGGCCGCTTTTCATATCACACGCACCACGACCGTATAAGCGTTCAGCGTTTATTTTACCTGCCAGTGGTGTACTTTTTTGCCAATCACTGCCCAGTACAACTGTATCCAGGTGACAAATGTAGACTAGTGCCGGGTGCGCGATTTTTCCTGGTAGAACTGCTCGAATATTATAGCGTTGGGGTAAAACGGCGTCTTGTTCAATCGTTGCTGTTGGCGCATTAACGCGCAACCATTTAGTGACAAAGTCACCAATGGTACCTTCATAAGCGCCAGGATCAGAACTATTTATTTTGACTAATTGACTGGTTAGAAGTGTAACTGGATCCATACTGGAGGCCTGCTTTCATATAAAATTAAAAAAATTTTGTTCAAAATAATTTTAATTTTAGAATAGACGGATACTTGAAGTAAGTCAACCTAGTAGTAATGAAAAACCTTCAGGATAGAGAGCTTCCTGAAGGTTTACAAATTGGTTTATTTTTTTGCAATCAAAAAGACTGACTGTTCCGCGTAGCCCAAAATAATAAATTCACTATCTAAAGGTTGAAAGTTAATATTTCCACTTAAGCCCTGATCTGTTAGGACTTTTTTGCTACAAAAATAGACATGAAACCATCCACATCTGTATACTTAAAGCGTCTAAACAAAAACCATACAGAGGAGTTTCATGCCTATGT
This is a stretch of genomic DNA from Loigolactobacillus coryniformis subsp. coryniformis KCTC 3167 = DSM 20001. It encodes these proteins:
- a CDS encoding M20 family metallopeptidase; the protein is MDPVTLLTSQLVKINSSDPGAYEGTIGDFVTKWLRVNAPTATIEQDAVLPQRYNIRAVLPGKIAHPALVYICHLDTVVLGSDWQKSTPLAGKINAERLYGRGACDMKSGLACALSAFAAIAKQVAAGKQLMRNLVLIATVDEEDYMRGVEQAIATNWVTATDWVLDGEPTNGQIRMAHKGRTWLKLTTQGITAHASTPEKGIDAVAALAAIITKARDAIAALPTHTKLGRSTITFGLIKGGYRPYVVPDHAQVWIDLRLVPPLNTQQVLTIFKQIIATTKQQYPGLNVELTIDGDRPPIEENLASPLLLNLKKAITAVTKTTAQVGVFTGYTDTAVIAGQLNNHNCLSYGPGNLELAHKPDEYVDLADIARCYQVLLKLAEQNLTA